One Aegilops tauschii subsp. strangulata cultivar AL8/78 chromosome 2, Aet v6.0, whole genome shotgun sequence genomic window, GTTTACAACCCACCACAAAGCTTTTTCGACTAGATTGTGACGGGACATTTCTAATGCTCATGTGCAATCAGTACATGTGTTCTAAATAAAGAATTGAAACAAAATAGATAATTTGGTACTCCTTCTTCATGTGATCAATTGAATATCTCCCATTGAGTCTCAATTCATCATCGAACTCCTTAAAGCAGATTAGCAGTTTATTATAGAACTTCTTCAGATACCCTGGCACAAGAGAAACGGCGCTCTCATCCCATCTGCGTGACATATTAATTAGTTTAAACAACCACCCCCAATTAATCTATTGTCGATAGAATTAATAGTTGTTCACCATAGATACAGAGATTGGCAAGAGAGATAACCTTTGTATGGCTGCATCGAGCTTCCTGTACTCCTCCAAGGTGGCACCAACATCATTGGTGTCATCCAACAGCGTGTGCAGAATAACTAACTTGGCAAAGATCATTCGTGTGAGTGTGTGCTCTTCCTCGTAGAACACACAATAGCCCCAAAGGTAGGACTCCGCCACACGGTCCCGAGCAAAACTTAACCCCACGTATCCCTTAAAATCACTATACCACCTGGAAAAAATGATGCATAATAAAAATAGATTGATAGATAGTCCAATGAAGCATGTATATATACTAATATAGTTGGGTGGGTATATGTTAATGGAAATACTCGGAGATTTCTTTGAGCTCCTTCAAATGGACAGCTTGGAGGAGGTTAAATTCCAGCTTTGCAAGCTCTAGAAGGATTGGACTGTGCCCTTCTTCTCGTTCATATTCTGGCATGTAGTGCAGCGCCTCCAACCTCCTATAGGTCCTTGGTAGTGGTACATGAAGGGCACGCTTGACTTGCTCTGCTAAAGGGGACCCAAGGCTCGACGCCAGTGATTCTAGATGATGCCTTGCAAAAGAGACGGCGTCTTTCAGTTCTGGCTCGCCATGGGTTAACGTGTATGCTGCATTGTAGAGACATATGAGTCCCTTTGGATCGTTTGTTATATACTCGTTAAAGGTCCCATCTTCGCCCCTAAACTTTTTGAATACATCTGCAACACATATTCATGTTAATTCATTTTCATGAAGTGTTCTTGCAAGGTATTCAATGATTACATATTTAGATGGATACCTGGAGATACCCAAAGGCCATGTTCCCTAAGAAGGCGGAACCGAAGAGCAACCTCGCGGAGGCTAGAGATATTGAGTTCATTTTCATGTATGTCACTTAGAGCAGTGCATATCTGTATTTCAAAGAGGTGTGCTATTCCTAGGCGTTGGATTGCATCCACCAACTTCATTTTCTCTAAACTATTACTGCAAGTCTTAAACAACATGTCAACATCTTCCTTCAATTTATTGATTCTGATCTTCATCCATTCCTCTGACCTCTGCAGAAATTTATTGGTTACAGTTATGCAAACTAGTCGCTAATGTATCAATTAAATGTATGGGACAATATAGAAGCTTTATGGCATACTGTCACAGGAAATGATGATTCAATCATTTGATGAAATTCCAACGATTTTGATCTGTACAGAGTGTAAACACTTCCTTTGCATAACTAAATGTCAAATATTTTCGGTCTCAGCAGCACTTTTTTTACTTTGCAAATGCTAACAACTTGCAAGTATGAATTTAAGAAATATATTTGACAGCTTAATTAGAATTTTTATTTATGGCTATAGGAAATAGATAACTAGGTCGGGTAACATTAAAAATATCCCTTTGATTTTATTCAAGGAGGAGGAATTAGAGGTGGTGATATTCAGGTGCAAGTCATAGCCCTTTTGGATAGCGCCACTTTGTGGACAGAAAAATAaatcttctatatctaaatagctagcccccactaacATATTTCTCTCAACATGAAAGCATGTCACCTCATCATTTAACTACCATAGGTAAAGGCCCACCTCAACATGCAACTATGCATATTAAAATTCAATTCAACATgcaaacatgcatgcatgtaaACTTCCATTCTATTATGCTATTTACATTTAATACCGATATACTTTCAAAAACCTTTATTTCAAATATTGATGTTTCGTATAACCAAAACCTCATTCAAATATTGCAAAATATTCGCGCAACAACATGCAAGGCATCATCTAGTATAGAAAACAAGACAAAATCTTGGCACCGTTTGATATGTTGTGGCTCACTTTGTCTAGGTTAGAGCATTTGCAGCCGGGCGCCCAAAAACCGGCCTCAAATGCCCGGGCGGACGGTCCGGTCACGAAAATTCGACCCAGACGGGCGCCTCAAACGGGCTCAAATGCCCGGGCGGActggcacccctcatatccatcCCAAATATGGGGTAGATATATGGATGCCCGGGCGTGTCCACCACGTCGGACTAACGCTGGGGTCCCACGCGGAATTGCCCGGAAACCCGGCAGTCCGATGGACGTCTCCTCCGGTGGGTGGTATGAACGCCGCGTGGTGTTGCTCCGGCTCGCCGCTCGATAACAAATCCGGCTATTTAAGCATGCCGACGTCCCCCAACCCTGGCCCATCTACCTCCTCCCTCTCCGCGCCGTAGTCCGAGCCCATCCACCTGCTCTCTCCCGCTCCGCCGCTCTTCCCACGCACTCCGGCTACGCCATGGTCCGGCAGAAGATAACCACCTACGGTATGCTCACGCCAGAGCGCCGGTACCAGACCAAGCAGGAGATCCTTAGATGCATGCCGCGTGCGCTGCTCGCAGTGCTGCCGGGCTGCCTCCGGTCTCGCTGGAGTCGGAGGatggggaggaggagggagaggagcaGCAACCGGCTCTGATGGAGGTGACAGATtcggaggaggacgaggcggagctGCCGCCGGCTCTGGCCTACAACATGGAGGACGCGGAGGCGGGGTTCGCCGTCGCCCAAGCGGAGCAGATGGCGAAGCAGCAAGACATATTGGCGTCCATCCAGGATGAGGCCTATGTGGACGTCAATCGGCAATTCACCCGGCAGGAGCGGGCAGTGACCGTCGCTCTCTTCGCCGAACTCGACGTGGAGATGCAGGAGGAGGCCGACGCGGAGCAACCGAAAGAGCCGCAGGAGCTAAAGATGCAGCTGTCACCCGTGTATCCGGAGCCGGGCATGGAGATAGTGGACATCTCCGACAAGGACTAGGGTAGTTGATCTACGCAGTATGCATGCTTTTTTCTTTGCATGCTTTTGTATGGATTTAAGATTTCTAGTTTCTTTCCACACAAAAAAAGATTTCTAGTTTCTCTATTCGATCGCACCGGCACGAGGAAGATTGGATCGACTTGCACGAGCTCGCACCATCACCGCCGCGCCCGCGGCTGCCAGTCACCTCGCCGTCGTCGTGACTCGCCTAGCAGCTACCTTGAGTGACTTGGCGCCGCCAGTCGTCATCAATTACGAGGTATTCGCGCGAAGGCTTGTGGCTTCGCGGGGAGCCACTGGCATTCGCCCTAGATCTGGCAGGTCCCAATTCTGGCAATCGGTGATCCGCCTGTTACCGGTCCTGCACATTAGGACCTCCATTAAAGTGGGTACCGGATCCGGTACTCTGTTCTGGCTAGACAGATGGGTAGGGGCACGTCCCTTCGCGGAGCGCTTTGATACGCTGTTCGCGATCTGCGTCCGCCCACAGATCTCTGTGGCTGTGGCCTTAGCTGACTTGGGCGCTATTGCCTTTCGCCGTACCTTCGGGGCGGTGGAGCTCCAGGAATGGGATGAATTGCTTGAATGTATTGCCCTCCACCCCCCCTCCCTTGAGCCTGACTCGATGTCCTGGCATCTCGAGTCAAGTGGTAGATTCTCGACTAGATCCATATATCAGGCGATTGTCCCCACCCCTGGCCCGGTGGAACTATCAGTGCTTTGGGAGATCAAACTCCCCTTGAAGATCTGCATATTCCTCTGGCAATGGGTCCGAGGCCGCCTCCCCTCGGGTACGGAGGTCCGCAAACGTAACGGCCCTGGGGATGGCCTTTGCCCCATTTGTTTGGTACCGGAAGATTGCAACCACACCTTCTGCCGGTGTCCTGTGGCGCAGTTCTTATGGAGCTACTTCCGGGAGGTGGTCGGTGACAACTGGTGCCATGACAATCTCCCGGACTTATTTGGGGAGGCTCTTAGGCTCCCCGGGTCTAGCCGCCCACCCACGTGGGTGGCTTTGGGCACCCTAGCGTGGACCCTCTGGTGTAACTGTAATAAACTAGTCATCGAGCGCGTGATTCCATGTCGTGTGACTGATGCGATCCATAAAATGTGTGGCTTCTTACAGCTCTGGAGACCGCTTAGTAAGCGGCGAGACCGGGACGCCATCGACAACATCATAGCTGGTCTTCGTTCTTCGGCGTCGGCATTTGCTCctcctccgccaccaccaccaccacctcccgaGCCGGATTAGTTTTTTAGCTTAGCTTTGTTTGGGGCTTGTCTTGCTGTGCCCCCAGTGTCTCTTTATGACTTGATTGTACTCTATACTGCTGTGTTGGATGCTTGGTTcgttgctttataatataaagcgggggaaaccctttttcgtaTCAATTACGAGGTAATTGACCCCGTCTTCGCGTGCTCGGCTGCTTGCTGCAGTGTATGTGTGGGCTACTGCTTGATGCTTGGTGCTTGTTGTGTGATTGACTGCTTGATGCTGTGCTCGCCGCCTTTCTCTTGTTTTTACTTAAATGTGttctaattttcattgcattttaTTAGTATACTTAGGATCTCACATAAAAGTATTCGTGTGCATTGTTAATTGTGTGGACTACTTATGTTGTGCATCAAATTTGTTATGTGTTTAGAGTCAGCCCAACCTCAAGAAAAATCCATCCTCTGCCACTGCATTTTAATTGATTGTCTGTTTATTTTTCTAGTGAGACAGGGCCTCATTTTTGAGTTTCACACAGGACCCCGGATTTTGCTAGCCCGGCCCTGATGGCAACCTAGGTGCATAGAGATTGGATAGAGGATGCTAAATCAAAAAATTAATGGCAATAATTAATCTCTTTGACCTGCTTCAAAAATTAGGAAGAGCCAATCACTATGTTGGTTTTCCATGTTATTAATTTCTTAAGAGCAACGTGCAAATCTTATTTAATGTGTCAACCAATGGAAGTATGTAAAATGAAAATTAATGGTCGCGAGGAATGAGGAACTCTTCTCATGCATGGTGACTTATATATTTGGAATACTAAATTTTCATTAGACGTCATGTGCAACTGGACCGAGGGAGTAGTGAAACTAGAAAAGTAACTTCACGCTAATATCAGACCAATTCCTTACTAATAGAACATATAACCCTAGCTAAGCCCATTAGAGTAGTGTTTAAAGAAAAGAAGTTTGAACGAGAGAGTAGCACATAATAATGTATAAATACATGCATGCCTTGGGTGGTTTCCGCTCGTATCTGAGGAAGAAGTCACTCCACGCCGAGGGCTGAAAGACGGACACCGTCCCGCCGGACGCCATGCAGAGGATGGGTTGTTTATGTGTGGTAGCTGTTGTGCTTGCTCACCCCCAGCAAACATTTATAAGCGAGCAGAATCTCTAGGGGGGGATCCGGATGGGTGAGGGTGACAAGGACCTTGATGCTAGTATGGAGGACGACTCCATCGATACGGCGGCGTGGGAGAAGTTGGGCATCACCGACAAAGGAGGGGCGGCTGACCGTGGGCAGATGCCTATGATGGAGCAGCCtctggcggggggggggggggggggggggggtccgtgGAGTTGGAGCTCTCGATCCCGAACTAGTACGGCTCCAACCTGGGGTCGGTCACGTCCCCTCCGGCGAGGATGGCGGCTGCGGTGGTTTCGGACATGATGGTGGAGCCGCAGGCCGATGCCCGCACCCCTGGTGCGGCGTCGGTAGACTCGCTGCTTCTCTCCTCGCGTTCCCCGACCCAAGGCGGCCACAACAGCAACAAGCTTGGCGCGGTGAAGCAGCTCAAGAAGGTGGCGGTTCGCAAGGTCACCGCGGaggccgggcgtgcagcggagcTCTTAGGGGCGCCGGCGACGCCGCGCCAAGCGGTGATGGCTCTGGCGGTGCCTGTCCCCGGCCCGCTCGCTCAGGAGGCGTCCAAGACGGCGGCCTTCCCGAAGGCCAAGCGTTCCAAGGCCGTGGTGGAGGGGCAGGCGGCCCTTGTGCGGGTCAGCGCTCGGGCCAAGGGTGCCAAAGGGAATCTTCCGTCACTCCAACGCGCCCAACTCCTACAAGCACAGAAGAACCTGGAAACCTCAGGTAATCCCTTGCCTCATTTTATGATTCTCGACTCCTTTTCGGATGATCATTTGAGCGAGGTCTTGGGAGAGAGTGGGGTTGAACCGATGGGTGAGGGAGGGATGAGCGAACTCATCTCGCTGGTGCGTGCGAAGGAGATGGCGCAGGCGGCGCTGGCAGCGGCGGCTGCTCAACACGCGGATCGTCTGGCACTTGAGGCTGAGCCCTCGACGTCGCTAGCGATCCGGCCCAAGGGGAGACAGCAACAGGGGTTGCTGCTTCTTCCTCGCCTCGCTGCAGCAAGGTGAGGCGTGTGGCCAAGGCGATCACCTCAAGGGGGGTGCGCCTGCGTAACCGCGTCATCTAGATGCGTGCGCTTCTTTGGAACATCCGTGGCTTCGGCCACGCAGGTCGGCGCACCCAACTTAAAGAATATATTAGGAAAGAAGCCATTGATATCGTAGGTCTCCAGGAAACGATTAGACCAGAGTTTAGACACCATGATATCCTAGCCATAGACCCCCTTGAGCGCTTTGTTTGGCACCATAAGCCGGCAACGGGCCATTCAGGTGGAATGCTGCTCGGTTTCTGCAGCGCCACGTTCGAGGTGCTGACCTGGGAGGTCGGCACCTTTTTCATTGCTGCCAACATCCGCGTGCGAGCGTCGCTTCGCGAGCTTGTGATCGTGCAAGTCTATGGACCAGCAGATCACTCACGCTCGGCCGAGTTCTTGGGAGAACTTAAAGCCAAGGTGAGGGAGGTTTCGGTTGCTCAACTCCCGTTAATGGTGGGAGGTGATTTTAACCTGATCCGGTCAGGAGTAGACAAAAACAACGACAATATCAACTTGCCAAGGGTGGCTATGTTCAACAATGCTATTGCATCTATGGCACTTAGGGAAGTGGCCAGAACTGGGGCAAGGTATACTTGGACTAACAAGCAACTAGCCCCGGTGCGATCCGTCTTGGATCGGGTTTTCATGTCTCCGGGCTGGGAAGTGGTGTTTCCACTCTGTTCGCTCCTTGCAGAAACAAGGATTGGTTCGGATCATGTGCCCCTCATCTTATCCTCAGGGGAAGATAGGATTCGCCGCAGCCCGCGGTTCTTCTTCGAAACCGCGTGGTTTGAGGTCCCTGATTTCGACTTCATCTTTAGGGAGAGATGGTTGCGAAGCGTCCAACTCGCAGGCCAGCAACGCGGCCCTATGGAGTTTTGGATCGCTGTCGGGGGTCGCCTCCGCGCAAGCCTAAAGGGATGGGGTGCGAACCAGGGGCGTGCTGACAAGATCCTCAGGGAGAGGCTTCTTGCTGAAATAACCCTCCTTGACAATCAAGCGGACACACGTCCTTTTTCAGAGCAAGAATGGGCGCATCGATATGCCTTGGAAGGGCAAGTCGAAGCTCTGCTGCGATCTGAGGAGGAATATTGGAGGCGTAGGGGTGGCCTCAAGTGGACGCTCAAAGGAGACGCGAACACTCAGTATTTCCACGCGTACGCGAACGGCAGACGCAGGAAATGCTCAATTCTTAGGTTGCAGTCGGAGCAGGGGCTTCTTCTACAACATTCGGAAATTACCCAACATATCAACGACTTCTACATAAGTCTGATGGGGACCGACGAGGCACAACAAGCGCGTCTCAGCACGGATGTGTGGCTCCCGTACCAAAAGGTCCTCCATAGTGAGAACGAAGAGTTGGGGCTCGCGTTTCTCCCTAAGGAGATTGACGACGCTCTCCTAAGCATGAGAGCAGACACGGCTCCGGGGCCGGACGGGTGGCCGGTGGCGATGTTTAAGCACTTTTGGCCATTGCTGCGCGATCCCATTTACGAGGTGTGTAATGGCTTCATGCGTGGCTTCGTGGATATTGCTAGGTTAAACTACGGCGTACTCTCGCTGATCCCAAAAGTGCCAGGGGCGGACAACATACGCTAGTACAGACCAATCGCGCTTATTAACGTTCCGTTTAAAATCTGCACCAAAAGTTGTGCCACTCGGCTCTCGCCGATCGCCCATCGCACCATTAGTCGTGCCCAGTCGGCGTTCATACGGGGTAGAAACATTTTGGAGGGACCACTAGCGCTGCAAGAGACCCTTCATGAGCTTAAGCGCACGCACGAACCTGCGATCCTCCTTAAACTAGATTTCGAGAAGGCCTATGACCGAGTTAATTGGGTCTTCCTCAGGCAGATCCTCACCAGTCGAGGATTCTCACCGTTATGGGTACACCGAGTCATGCAATTGGTCTCGGGGGGCCAAACTGCGGTCTCGGTGAATGGAGAAGTAGGGCACTTCTTCAGGAACAAGCGTGGCTTACGCCAAGGCGACCCCATGTCGCCGCTCTTGTTCAACTTTGTCGCTGATGCGTTGGCAGCTATGCCGCGGAAAGCAACGGAGGCAGGCCACATAAAAGGGGTGTTGGGACACCTCATCCCAGGGGGGATTTCGCACTTGCAATATGCAGACGATACGCTATTGTTGTTCCAGCCCGACCTTCATAGTGTGGCTACGGTCAAAGCCTTACTGATTAGCTTCGAGCTTATGTCAGGGCTTAAGATCAACTTTCACAAGTGTGAAGTGATGCCCATGGGATTGGAGGCGGATGAAGGTAGACGTATCGCGGACCTGCTCAATTGCAAACTTGGCAATATGCCGTTTACCTACCTAGGTCTCCCATTGGATGCCAAACGCATCAAGATCGACGGGTGGGCTCTGCTCTGGACCAAGGTGGGAGAGCGGGTCTGCCCGTGGAGGGGGAAGTTCCTCTCCTCTGCAGCTAGGCTGGTGCTCACGAATGCGAGCCTCTCCTCGCTGCCACAATTTGCTATGGGTTTGTTCCTCCTGGCGGAAGGGGTACACGTCAAGATGGACACACCGCGGTCCCGTTTCTTTTGGAAAGGATCGGGACCAAAACGCAAGTACCACATGGTTAAGTGGGCTGCGGTGTGCCGTCCCAAGGATCTGGGAGGGCTTGGGATCACAAACACCAGAATCCAGAACATTGCACTTATGTGCAAATGGATTTGGAAACTCTCGCAGGGAGCGACGGGTCTATGGGTTGACCTGCTGCGGGCCAAGTACTTCCCGAACGGGAATTTTTTCGAGGGCGTGGCGAGGGGATCTCCTTTCTGGAACGATCTCCAAGCGGTCCGGCCAGCCTTCGCTTAGGGAGCCAAGTTCTCCATTGGCAATGGACGCTCGGCTCGCTTCTCGCTAGATCACTGGGTGGGAGCCCAACCCCTCTGGGCCGATTTCCAGAACCTCTATACTCTGGCTGTCAACCCGGAGATTACAGTTGCCACGGCTCTTGCCTCTTCCCCTCCGGCATTACATTTCCGGAGAGAGTTATCGCAAGTAGAACAAGCACACCTAACAGAATTGCTTGATACCATTGCGCCGGTTTCGCTGTCGTCGACGGAGGACACAGTCACCTGGGCCCTCACCCCGTCTGGCAAGTTTTCGGTCAAGTCTCTTTACCGTAAGCTGTGCCAGGGCCCATCCTTCCAGATGCCAAATGACTTGTGGAGCGCGCGCCTTCCGTTTAAGATTAAGGTGTTTTTCTGGCAACTGTTCCGTAATAGACTGCCCACTTCGGCTAACGTCGCCAAACGCAATGGGCCGTTGACCGGCCTGTGTGCGATATGTAACGTCCTGGAGGATGCGACCCATGTTCTCTTCCGATGTCCACTGGCacgttttgcttggagcgccgTTCGTGCAACGGCCAACACCTCCTGGGATCCCCGGTCAGCGTCTGACCTCGCTACCATAGTAGACTTGATTCATGGTGGCAACAATCGAGTGCTCTGGAGCTGTATCGGCACCTTGACCTGGGCAGTCTGGCTCACTAGGAATAAACTAGCTATCGAGGGTATCTTCCCATCTCACCCTGCTAACATAATCTACAAATGCAACCTTCTTCTGCAGCAGTGGAGTCCGTTGGCGAAGCGCAAGGATGCTGAAAAACTGAAACATGCCCAAGATCGCCTCCGTCAGATCTACGTTTTGGCTAGGGAGCCATCTGCCACCTCTGCGCCGTGAAGTGGCCCTTTTGTCTTGCGAGCGAGCCTGCGTGCTCTATGCTCTGCCTCCGGGCCTGTATTTTGCATTGCTGCGTGCTTCTGTTGGCCTGGTCTAAACTTGTGTGCCTTCGCGTCGTCGTGGTCTGAGCCTCCGTGCTCCTGTTCGAAACATATGTCTGAGCCTCCGTGCTCGTGTTCGAGGTCCTAACAATGTCTGTTACGCTGCCTATGTTGTGGGCTTTATTAAATTAAAGCCGGACGCTCCTAGCGTCTACGTTCTAAAAAAAATCTCTAGGGGGGGGAGGGTTGAGTCGTTGCAGGAACACCTTACATCTACACATACATATATATAGATGTCTATGGGCCTGTACAATGATGCTATTTTAGCAATACCACGTAGGATAAATGCTGAGGTGACGGAGAAAATAAACTCATTTGCTTTCTCTTAATAATTATAAGAGATGCTCTCTTACCATTAAACCTTTCACAATATTTTTGGAAATATCTAGTCACTAGAGATAAAGATTAGAAAAGAACCCATTGTCCATCATGTTTTTCTTGTCATCTCTATGTTACACGACAAGATTAAGACAAGGCTATCTTATAAACCAGTGTTCATGCCATAACCAGTGACTATTGTGCAAGGGGATGATCATATTCTGCATGACTTGACTTGGCTAACCACACATGCAGGTCCCTTCGTTTCAGACTGGTACCTATGTGAAAGAATCTTATGACTGATCCAAGAGAAGCGAGAATTGTGGAACACAGACAGAAACGTACAGGTCATCGATGTATGGCTGGACGTACCCGGCATGGTATCTTTCTTGATTTGTCGTCGATAGCTACATGTATGGCCATTACTCCTACTTGGTACTAGCTTTGATGGATGCACTGAGAAGGAAGGACGGACGGACGGAGAACGACGGGTTGGCCTCTGTCTCTTGTGCTCGGCAAGCCATGATTGTTGGCCGGTCACTACAGTATACATGTACTGGGACAAGGTCGTCCACAGATTCAtgaggacgacggcgatggagAAGAGCACGGCCACAGCGCAGCCCACGAGGAAAATCACCGCCGACCGGCTGCACTCCTCAGGTTCCGCCGCCACAACCTGCCGGTGCTGCTCGGCGTCGGGCATCGATCA contains:
- the LOC109751684 gene encoding tau-cadinol synthase-like yields the protein MLFKTCSNSLEKMKLVDAIQRLGIAHLFEIQICTALSDIHENELNISSLREVALRFRLLREHGLWVSPDVFKKFRGEDGTFNEYITNDPKGLICLYNAAYTLTHGEPELKDAVSFARHHLESLASSLGSPLAEQVKRALHVPLPRTYRRLEALHYMPEYEREEGHSPILLELAKLEFNLLQAVHLKELKEISEWYSDFKGYVGLSFARDRVAESYLWGYCVFYEEEHTLTRMIFAKLVILHTLLDDTNDVGATLEEYRKLDAAIQRWDESAVSLVPGYLKKFYNKLLICFKEFDDELRLNGRYSIDHMKKEYQIIYFVSILYLEHMY